CGGCGGCCAGCTCCAGCTCCGACATCGGCGGCGCGAACTCCAGCGGGATATCGATCTCGTCGAACGGCACGGAGCCGCCGGCGAGGTAGATCTGCAGGTGGCGGAGATAGCGTTCGAACTGCGCCAGCCGCGCCGGCGCGCGGCCGAGATGCGCCAGCGCCGAGTCGCCGCGGCCGATGCCCATCACGGCGCGGCCGTTCGACACGCGGTTCACCGAGGTTATGGAGTTCGCCGTGACGGCCGCGTGGCGGGTTACGGAGTTGGTGACGCCGGTGCCCAGTCCGAGCGTCGTCGTGACCGTCGCGGCCAGCGCCAGCGAGATGTACGGATCGCCCGAGAGGTTCTGGGAGTCGACGACCAGCAGGCCGTCCCAGCCCGCCTCCTCGGCCTGCCGCGCGATGCGCGTCGCGCCGCGTCCCGACGCCACGTTCGTCGTCCACAACTGCATCGGACCGTTCCTCCCGCTGGCGCGCCCCGCCGTTCCGGGAGGTTGTGTGGCACCGGCCGCCGCCGGAATCAATCGCGGGCCCGGCGGTCCTAGAGGTCGAGGTCGTCGAGATGGCGCGAGATGACGATGCGCTGCACCTCCGAGGTGCCCTCGTAGATCTGGTAGACGCGGACGTCGCGGTAGATCTTCTCGACCGGATAGTCGTTGAGGAAGCCGTAGCCGCCGTGGATCTGGATCGCCTTCGAGGCGACGCGCTCCGCCATCTCCGAGGCGAACAGCTTGGCCATCGACGCCTCGCGCGCGCAGGGCTGGCCGCGATCCTTGAGCCCGGCGGCGTGCAGGTAGAGCTGGCGCGCCGCCTCGATCTGCGTCGCCATGTCGGCCAGCATGAAGGCGACGGCCTGGTGCTCGACGATGGGCTTGCCGAAGGTCACCCGCCCGCTGGCGTAGGCACGGGCCGCTCTCAACGCCGCGCGCGCCCCGCCCGTGGCCTGCGCCGCCACGCCGATGCGGCCCGCCGACAGATTGGCCAGCGCGATGCCGAGACCGCGGCCGGGCTCGCCGAGCACGTCGCTGGCCGGCACGCGCATGTCGTCGAACGCGATCTGGCAGGTGTCGTTGGTGCGATGGCCGAGCTTGCGCTCCTTGCGCAGCACGCGGTAGCCGGGATTGGCGGTCGGCGTGATGAATGTCGTGATGCCGCGCTTGCCGGCGTCCGGATCGGTGACGGCCACGATCATCGCCAGATCGGCGGTGGACCCGGCGGTGATGAATGATTTGTGTCCGGCCAGCACGTAGTCGCTACCGTCGCGCCGCGCCCTCGTGCGGATGGCCGCCGCGTCCGAACCGGTGTGCGGCTCGGTCAGATGGATGCAGCCGACCCATTCGCCCGACGTCAGCCGCGTCAGGTACTCCGATTTCTGCCGTTCGGTGCCGTATTCCTGCAGCGCCGCGGCGACCGGCGAGTTGTTGGCGGCCATCATGTTGGAAAGACCGCCGTCGGCGGCGGAAATCTCCTCGATCGCCAGCGCGTAGGCGGTGAAATCGGCTCCGGCGCCACCCCATTTCGGATCGATAGTCACGCCCATCAGGCCGGCCTCGGCCATCTTGCGCAGCACCGACCGCGGCGCGCCGTCGCCGCGGTCCCATTCCGCGGCGAAAGGCGCGATCTCGCGGGCCGCGAAGGCGCGCGCCGCGTCGCGTATCTGCCGTTGCTCGTCGGTCAGACGCATGCGCGGACGGCGGCTGCGGCCCGCCTACACGATATGCGCTACGACGCTTTGCCCGGCGGTTCGCAGGGGATCGTGCCCATCTGCGCCGGGACGGAGACCTCGAGGATCTCCAGATCGTCCGACGTGGCCGTCTCGTTGTGCCGCATGCCGCCGGGGATCAGCAGCGACTCGCCGGCGTTCATGCGGATCTTGCGGCCATCCTCGAACTCGAGGTCGACCCAGCCCTTCAGCGCGTAGACGAACTGCGCGTCGCACACGTGGTAGTGCCAGCCCGTGGGCCGGGTCATGCCGACCGAGGCCGACATGATCTGCGCCCGCATCAGGCCCTGGGTGGCGTCCGCGACGAGGAGGTCGCGATACTGGAAGAACTCGCGGCGGCCCGGCACCAGCGGCGCGGTGTCCGCCGTCGCATGCGCGAGCTTCGTCGCGGTCTTGTCGGGGGCGATCGGGCTGTCCATGGCGTGTTCCTCCGTTCGACGGCGGCAGCGACGGCTCCGCACCGCGCATCCAACTGGGACATTCAGCCCCATCCCGCGCGTTTGCAAGACCAGACCGCGCCGCCGCCGGGCCTCCACCGGCGGCGGCGGATCGCCGCGAGCCTAGCGCGAGAAGCCCTCGATCTCCTTGGCCGCCCAGTCGAGGGTGGCTTCCATCGCCTCGCCCTTGAAGTGACGCACGACCATCTGCGTCTGGATCGCCTGGACGTAGATTCCCTCGCCGATCTTGTGCGGCGCCGGCGCGCCGGCGATCGACAGGATCTGGTGGTCGTAGGGATTGGGATAGTGGTAGAGCGTGCCCTTCGGCGGGCCCTCGTCGGCCCAGGTCTCGAGCGTCGTGAGTTTGGAAAACGACGGGATGTCGTAGCCACCGCTGGCGGTGACCAGCTTCTCGACGGACGCTGGCCGCGAGAGGTAGGTGATCGCGCTCTTGGCGGCCGCCTGGTTCTTGCTGAAATTCCACACGCCCCAGAAATAAGGCACGAACGGCGCGTAGCGGCCCCTGGGTCCCGCGGCGAAGCCGTGGCTCCAGAGCTGCTCCGCGATCTTCGGCGCGTCGCGCTTCGCCACCGCCCAGGCGCTCGGCGGGTTCATGATCAGCGCGCCCTTGCCGGACACCAGCCACTTGTTGTTCGAGGCGTCGTCCCACGACGGCGCGTCGGGCGGCAGGAACGCCATCAACCGCTTGTAGTAGTCGAGCGCCTGGCGGACCGCGTCGCTCTTGACCGTGATGTCGCCCTTGGCGTTCACGAGCTGCGCGCCGAAGCCGTGGAAGATGGCGCCGGCGGTGTCGACGTTGTCGGCCGTCGTGCCGACGCCGATGCCGAAGGCGTGGCCTCCCTTGCTGCAGGCCTCCGCGGCCTTCAGGAACGTGTCGAACGTCCACGCGTCGGCCTTCGGAGGCGCGCCGGCGGGGTACATCGCCTTCACGTCGATGCCCGCGAGATCCTTCATCAGGTCTATGCGCGAGCACGGCCCCTTGATCTGGCTGCCGATGGTCGCCGGCACCGCGAGCCACTTGCCGCCGACTTTTCCGAGATACTCGACGGTGGCGTTGACGGCGCCGTTCTCCTTGATCAACGGCTCCATCACGTCGTTCATCGGCACGAGCTGGTTGGCGTACCGTCCCGGCAGCCATGTCGAGAACGCGAAGACGTCGTGTCCGGACTTCGCCTGCGACTCCGCGGCGCCGGTCAACAGCAGCTTGTTGCCCTGCGACGTGATGTAGTCGATCGAGACCTCGACCTTCTCCTTTTCTCCCCATTCCCTGATCAGCGCCTCGCTGGCCTTGTTCGCGCCGGGGACCCAGTGGTCCCACATCGCGAAGGACAGCTTGCCGGCGGCGTGCGCGCCGCGCGTGAACGGCGCGGCGAGCACGGCGCCCGACAACGCGGCCGAGCCGCTGGCGAAACGACGTCGTCCAATCGACTTCCTGGTCATTGATGCCTCCCTGTGGCCGCCCGGCGTCCGGGTGGATCGCGGGGCTATCGCCCGCGTCGAGGCGGGACGGCGGTCCTCGACGGGACCTTGCCGTCGACGCTAGGCCGATGGTCGCGGCCGGGCAACGCGGATTCCGTGAGCGAGCGAACGCACGGAATCCGCCGGCTGGTGGCTGTCCGGCGAGATTCGCATTCGTCCGTTCGGGGCCGAAGGGAGTACGGTCGGCCGTGTCCCGCGGGAGGAAACGATGAGCTACGACCTCGTGATCAAGAACGGCACCATCGTCGACGGCACCGGCGCGGCGCGCTACCGGGCCGATGTCGCGATCGCCGGCGGCAGGGTCGCCGAGATCGGCAAGGTGACGGACGGCGCCAAACGCGTCGTCGACGCCGACGGTCTGGTGGTGGCGCCGGGCTTCGTCGACCCGCACACCCACTACGACGCGCAGATCTGCTGGGACGGCGCGGTCACGCCCTCGTCCTGGCACGGCGTGACCAGTGTCGTGATGGGAAATTGCGGCGTCGGCATCGCGCCCTGCAAGCCGGAGACGCGCGAGATCGCGATGAAGGACCTCGTCAACGTCGAAGGCATCCCGTTCGACGTGCTGAACAAGGGCATCACCTGGGACTGGGAGACGTTTCCGCAGTTCATGGACGCGGCCGGCCCGGCGGCCGTCGTTGAACCTCGCCTTCATCGCGCCGCTCACGCCGTTCCGCCACTACGTCATGGGCGAGGCGTCGATGGAGCGGGCGGCGACGCCCGAGGAGACGGCGGGGATCGCGACGCTGATCGGCGAGGCGGTCGACGCCGGCGCGCTGGGTTTCTCCAGCACGACGCTGAACCAGCACATGGGCTTCGAAGGCAAGCCGCTGGCCTGCCGCAACGCCAGCCGCGAGGAGTTGAAGGCCTACGCCAACCAGCTCAAGTCGCGCGGCAAGGGCGCGATCGAGATCGCGCTCACCCGTCAGGTCGGCGTTCTCGAGGAGGACCAGTGCGAGATGCTGGACTTCCTGCTGACGGAGAGCGGGCGGCCGGTGACGTTCATCGCCCTGTTCGACCGCGACGACATCCCCGAGGCGGTGCGCGACACGCTGCGCCGGGCGGCGCCGATGATCGCCAAAGGCGCGCGGCCGCAGACCTCGCCGCTGCCGCTGACGCGCGAGGTCGACATGAAGAACCCCTTCGCCTTCGCCGCGTTCCCGGCGTGGAAGCGGGTTTTCGCCGACATGTCCGCGGAGGCGCACAGGCGCGTCTACGCCGATCCGGCGTTCCGCGCGGAGTTCCGCGACAACTTGCGGAATCCGACCGGCTTCAGCAACTGGGGCCGGATCGGAGTCCACGCCGTCAAGAACCCGGCGCTGCGATCGATGGAGGGTAGATCGGTCGCCGCGATCGCGCTGGAGCAGGGCAAGGACGGTGTCGACGCGTTCCTCGACCTCGTGCTCGCCGACGATCTCGAATGCGAGCTCACCATGGCGTCGTGGAACACGCGCGAGGACCGCATGCGCGAGCTGCTCAACGACAAGTCGATCCTTATGGCGCTGGGCGACGGCGGCGCGCATGTCGACATGCTGTGCGACGCCGGCTACCCGACCTACCTTCTGGGCACGTGGGTGCGCGAGAAGGAGGCGATCACGCTGGAGGAGGGCGTGCGAAAGCTGACCTCCGATCCGGCCGATCTGTTCGGACTGAAGGACCGCGGTCGACTCGTCGAGGGCGCGCCGGCCGACGTGGCGATCTTCGATCCGGCGAGCATCGGTTCGAGCAACCACGGCGAGCGGCGCTACGACCTTCCCGGCGGCGCCAAGCGCATCGTGATGCCGTCGCGCGGCGTCGAGTACACGGTCGTGAATGGCGCCGTCACGTGGGAGCGGGGCCGCCTCACGGAAGCGAAGGCCGGTAAGGTGCTGCGGGGATAGACGCGCGCGCCGGCGCTGGCGCGCGCCGGCCGCGATACGGGAGGATTGATCATGACCGGCGAAACCATGCGCGAAGGCGGCATACGGCGCATACCGACGCACCAGGCTCTTGCCGAGGACATCAAGGCGCTCGGCGTCGAGCAGGTGTTCGGCCTGATGAGCGACGACACCGCCGTGTTCGTCACCGGGCTCGACAGCTCGGGCGTGCGCTTCTACGGCGCCCGGCACGAGAACAACGCCATCGCCATGGCGGAGGGATACGCCTTCGCCACCGGCAAGCTCGGCATCGCGGTGATCGGCCGCGGCCCCGCCACCGCCAACGGCATGCACGCCGCCACCTACGCCAACCGCACCGGGTCGCGCGTGCTGATCATCTACGGCGAGGCCGCCGCGCCGGGCGCCGCCGCCAACGCGCCGGGCCCGGACTACAAGGCGTTCAACGCCCTGGGCGTGCTCGGCGCCGCCGGCATCCGCACGTTCACCGCCAGCGGCCCCGCCGCCGCGCGCGGCGCGCTCGCTGACGCGGCCGCGACGGCGATGCGGGGAGAACTCGCCGCGCTGCTGCTACCGGTCAACGTGCAGCTCGCCGACATCGAGATCGCCGCGGGCGTGCCGCCATCGACGCCGCGCTCGGCGCCCGCGCGACCGGTGGCGCCGCGACCGCAGGCGGTCGAGGCCGCCGCCGACCTGCTGCGCCGTAGCCGCAAGCCGCTGATCATCGCCGGCCAGGGCGCGCATTGGGCCGGCGCGAAGCCGGCCATCGAGGCGCTGGCCGAGCGGACCGGCGCGCTGCTCGTCACCACGGCGCGCGCCAAGGACATGTTCCGCGGCAATCCCGCCGATCTCGGCGTCATCGGCTCGTTCTCGCATTCCGCCGCCCGGGGCCTGATCGACCAGGCCGACTGCGTGCTGGCGTTCGGCGCCAGCCTCAACATCCTCACCATGAGCTTCGGCAACGCGCTGCCGGACGCGCCGCTGATCCAGGTCGACGCGCGGCGCGGCAACATCGGCCGCTGGCAGCCCGCCGACGTGGCCGTGGTCGGCGACGCGCGCCTCGCCGCGGAAGCGCTGCTGGTGGCGCTGCCGGAAGGGTCGAACGCGGAGCGGCCGTTCCGCTCGGAGGAGACGCGCCGGTTCCTCGCCGGCTTCGATCTCGCCAAGGACTTCCAGCCAGCGAACACCGCCCGCACGGTCGATCCGCGCGCGCTGGGCGCGGCGCTCGACCGGCTGCTGCCGCCGCGGCGCAACCTGGTCTACGACGCCGGAAACTTCCTCGGGATCGTGCCCTATCTCTCGGTGCCGGGACCGCAGCATTTCAAGTTCACCAGCGATTTCGCCTCGATCGGCATGGGCTTCGGCACCGCGCTCGGCGTCGCCTGCGGCCGTCCCGACGAGACGACCATCCTGGTGATCGGCGATGGCGGCTTCCTGATGACGATGGGCGAGCTGGAGACGGTGGTGCGCGAGGACCTGCCGCTCGTCATCGTGCTGATGAACGATTGCGCCTATGGCGCCGAATTGCATTTCCTCAAGATGCGCGGTCTGCCGGTGGCGAAGTCGGTGTTCCCCGACGTCGACTACGCGCCGGTCGCCGAAGCGTTCGGCTTCCGGGCCGCGACCGTGCGCACGCTCGAGGAACTGGAGAAACTGGCGCCGCTGCTGGCCAAGCCGGACGGGCCGATGTTCCTCGACTGCAAACTGAACGCCGCGATCGCCGCGCCGTTCATGAGCGAGGTCCATGAGCACGAGACGCGGCGGCGCTAGGCCGCCGGCGGCGCGTCCGGGCGGCGGCGCGGCGGCGGATGCCGCTGCCGCGCCGCTATCTGGTGCGGACCGCCCCTAGATCGCCAGGTCTTCGAGCTTCTTGCCGCTCTTGAGGGCGGCAACGACCCACCTCGGCTTGCTGCCGCGTCCCGCCCAGGTCTCGCTCTTGTCGGCGGGGTTACGGTACTTTGGCTTCACCGTCCGCGTTTTCGCGCCCTTAGCGCCCTTCGACGCCGCCGGACGGCCTTTCATCGCCGCCGTCACATCGGCCATCGTCAGCTTGTATTTGCGCACGACGGCTTTCAGTTGCTTGACGCCGGGCTTTTCGGCCTTCTTGAGCTTGTCCGCCCGGGCCTGGAGGGCGCGGATCTTGGCTTCGATGGTTTTGAGCGAGGCGGCGCGGGGCATATCTTCTCTTCCGGAAAGGTGGTCGACCGCCCGGTAAAGTCGCCGGGCGCCCTTTGGTCCTAAGTCGAATCGGCTCCCGAGACAAGGTGCGAAATGGTGCGGTCCGGCGCGAACGCCTGATCCGGCGTCAGGGCGCGGCCGGCTCGCCCAGCGACAGCATCAGCCGGTTGGCCCAGTTGAAGAACGAGGCGGCGTTGATCACGTCGACGATCGCGGCGTCGTCGAGGCCTGCCTGCCGCAGCGCGTCGACATGCGACGGCGCGAACGCGACAGGTGTCGAGGTGAGGGCCACCGAGGCCGCGACGATGGCGTTCCAGCGCGCGTCGAGATCGGCGCCGACACCCTCGGCCAGCAGCCTCTCGACCTCCGGCACGCGCTTGGAGTAGGTCGCGGCGAAACGCGCGTGCACCGAGGCGCAGTAGATGCAGCCGTTGTGGCGCGAGGCCGCGGTGGCGGCGAGCTCCCGCTCGGCGCGCGGCAGGCCGGCCTCCGGGTTGTAGAAGATGTCCTTATCGGCGCGCGTGCGGGCCTCGAGCGCGTCGGGGTCGCGGGCCAGCAGACGGAAATACGGCGACTTGGCGCGCGCGGCGTCCACCAGGCTGGCGTGGTGGCGCGGCGTCAATTCGGCCTCGGTCAACGGCTCGATCCACGGCAGCCAGTCGAGCTGGTCGCGGGTGAAGACGACGGGCTCCGTGTGCGGCGGCG
The genomic region above belongs to Rhodospirillales bacterium and contains:
- a CDS encoding thiamine pyrophosphate-binding protein, with product MTGETMREGGIRRIPTHQALAEDIKALGVEQVFGLMSDDTAVFVTGLDSSGVRFYGARHENNAIAMAEGYAFATGKLGIAVIGRGPATANGMHAATYANRTGSRVLIIYGEAAAPGAAANAPGPDYKAFNALGVLGAAGIRTFTASGPAAARGALADAAATAMRGELAALLLPVNVQLADIEIAAGVPPSTPRSAPARPVAPRPQAVEAAADLLRRSRKPLIIAGQGAHWAGAKPAIEALAERTGALLVTTARAKDMFRGNPADLGVIGSFSHSAARGLIDQADCVLAFGASLNILTMSFGNALPDAPLIQVDARRGNIGRWQPADVAVVGDARLAAEALLVALPEGSNAERPFRSEETRRFLAGFDLAKDFQPANTARTVDPRALGAALDRLLPPRRNLVYDAGNFLGIVPYLSVPGPQHFKFTSDFASIGMGFGTALGVACGRPDETTILVIGDGGFLMTMGELETVVREDLPLVIVLMNDCAYGAELHFLKMRGLPVAKSVFPDVDYAPVAEAFGFRAATVRTLEELEKLAPLLAKPDGPMFLDCKLNAAIAAPFMSEVHEHETRRR
- a CDS encoding cupin domain-containing protein; the protein is MDSPIAPDKTATKLAHATADTAPLVPGRREFFQYRDLLVADATQGLMRAQIMSASVGMTRPTGWHYHVCDAQFVYALKGWVDLEFEDGRKIRMNAGESLLIPGGMRHNETATSDDLEILEVSVPAQMGTIPCEPPGKAS
- a CDS encoding alkylhydroperoxidase domain protein, with the protein product MTDRTLTPPPHTEPVVFTRDQLDWLPWIEPLTEAELTPRHHASLVDAARAKSPYFRLLARDPDALEARTRADKDIFYNPEAGLPRAERELAATAASRHNGCIYCASVHARFAATYSKRVPEVERLLAEGVGADLDARWNAIVAASVALTSTPVAFAPSHVDALRQAGLDDAAIVDVINAASFFNWANRLMLSLGEPAAP
- a CDS encoding H-NS histone family protein, coding for MPRAASLKTIEAKIRALQARADKLKKAEKPGVKQLKAVVRKYKLTMADVTAAMKGRPAASKGAKGAKTRTVKPKYRNPADKSETWAGRGSKPRWVVAALKSGKKLEDLAI
- a CDS encoding acyl-CoA dehydrogenase family protein; the protein is MRLTDEQRQIRDAARAFAAREIAPFAAEWDRGDGAPRSVLRKMAEAGLMGVTIDPKWGGAGADFTAYALAIEEISAADGGLSNMMAANNSPVAAALQEYGTERQKSEYLTRLTSGEWVGCIHLTEPHTGSDAAAIRTRARRDGSDYVLAGHKSFITAGSTADLAMIVAVTDPDAGKRGITTFITPTANPGYRVLRKERKLGHRTNDTCQIAFDDMRVPASDVLGEPGRGLGIALANLSAGRIGVAAQATGGARAALRAARAYASGRVTFGKPIVEHQAVAFMLADMATQIEAARQLYLHAAGLKDRGQPCAREASMAKLFASEMAERVASKAIQIHGGYGFLNDYPVEKIYRDVRVYQIYEGTSEVQRIVISRHLDDLDL
- a CDS encoding extracellular solute-binding protein, which codes for MTRKSIGRRRFASGSAALSGAVLAAPFTRGAHAAGKLSFAMWDHWVPGANKASEALIREWGEKEKVEVSIDYITSQGNKLLLTGAAESQAKSGHDVFAFSTWLPGRYANQLVPMNDVMEPLIKENGAVNATVEYLGKVGGKWLAVPATIGSQIKGPCSRIDLMKDLAGIDVKAMYPAGAPPKADAWTFDTFLKAAEACSKGGHAFGIGVGTTADNVDTAGAIFHGFGAQLVNAKGDITVKSDAVRQALDYYKRLMAFLPPDAPSWDDASNNKWLVSGKGALIMNPPSAWAVAKRDAPKIAEQLWSHGFAAGPRGRYAPFVPYFWGVWNFSKNQAAAKSAITYLSRPASVEKLVTASGGYDIPSFSKLTTLETWADEGPPKGTLYHYPNPYDHQILSIAGAPAPHKIGEGIYVQAIQTQMVVRHFKGEAMEATLDWAAKEIEGFSR